The following coding sequences lie in one Spirosoma sp. KUDC1026 genomic window:
- a CDS encoding HAD family hydrolase: MPATPFATLFDMDGVLVNNTDYHINAWIKFADNHGYQLSKEQYVANINGRVSADALAYLFQRTMQPDELELFTEAKEGTYRELYKPHLAPTPGLVEFLQALRAANVRTAVGTSAPVSNLGFTLDGLTIRFYFDAVVDASMVKHGKPNPEIYLTAAERVGVEPARCVVFEDAFAGIEAGLRAGMPVVALATTHTHDELATTGASLIIDDFTGLTVDTIRKLIEP; encoded by the coding sequence ATGCCTGCAACTCCATTTGCTACCCTGTTTGACATGGACGGCGTATTGGTCAACAATACCGATTACCACATTAACGCCTGGATCAAATTTGCCGATAATCACGGTTATCAACTCAGCAAGGAACAGTACGTAGCAAACATCAACGGACGCGTATCAGCAGATGCACTGGCTTACCTGTTCCAGCGCACGATGCAGCCCGACGAGCTCGAGTTATTTACCGAAGCGAAAGAAGGTACGTACCGGGAGCTCTACAAACCGCACCTCGCGCCTACGCCGGGCTTGGTTGAGTTTCTGCAGGCCCTGAGAGCCGCTAACGTTCGTACGGCCGTTGGTACGTCCGCCCCGGTCAGTAACCTCGGTTTCACACTCGACGGGCTGACGATTCGCTTCTATTTTGACGCGGTTGTCGATGCCAGTATGGTCAAGCATGGCAAACCGAACCCCGAGATATACCTGACGGCTGCCGAACGGGTTGGCGTTGAACCCGCCCGCTGCGTTGTATTTGAAGATGCCTTTGCGGGTATCGAAGCCGGTTTGCGGGCGGGCATGCCCGTTGTTGCGCTGGCGACCACGCATACGCACGATGAACTAGCCACGACAGGAGCTTCGCTCATTATTGATGACTTTACGGGTCTGACGGTCGATACCATCCGGAAACTGATTGAACCATAA
- a CDS encoding agmatine/peptidylarginine deiminase produces MTQSSSIQLDSNEFIPAREGFFFPAEWHPHVATWLSWPHTEASWTFERQELMFPAYIEFIKAIAESEQVCINAHNDIVMQAAKLRLLAAGADMSRITLLPQPTNDSWCRDHGPAFLINPERNERMVINWGYNAWGGKYPPYDRDDLIPVAIAQYRGLDYVTPGIVMEGGSVEFNGAGTVLTSRACLLNQNRNSHLTQGDIEKYLCDFYGVQQVLWVEEGIVGDDTDGHIDDTVRFVNEDTVVAAYEPNANDDNYPFLQEIHRELREMRLPNGKQLNIVELPMPDPVVSDGLRLPASYANFLITNGSVLVPTFRCANDQRALDILTPYFPGRKVVGIDSTDIVWGLGSFHCLSQQEPAV; encoded by the coding sequence ATGACGCAGTCTTCATCGATTCAACTCGATTCCAACGAATTCATTCCCGCCCGCGAGGGTTTTTTCTTTCCGGCTGAGTGGCACCCCCACGTAGCAACCTGGCTCAGCTGGCCCCATACCGAAGCCTCCTGGACATTCGAGCGGCAAGAGCTGATGTTCCCGGCGTACATTGAGTTTATCAAAGCCATTGCCGAGAGCGAACAGGTCTGCATTAACGCGCACAACGACATCGTGATGCAGGCGGCCAAACTTCGGCTACTGGCGGCTGGGGCCGATATGAGCCGGATTACGCTCCTGCCCCAACCCACCAACGATTCCTGGTGCCGCGATCATGGCCCTGCTTTTCTAATCAATCCGGAACGTAACGAGCGGATGGTTATCAACTGGGGTTATAACGCCTGGGGGGGCAAGTACCCTCCTTATGATCGTGACGATCTGATTCCGGTGGCGATTGCGCAGTATCGTGGCTTAGACTACGTAACGCCTGGAATAGTCATGGAAGGAGGGTCGGTGGAGTTTAACGGAGCGGGAACGGTACTAACCAGCCGGGCCTGCCTGCTGAATCAGAACCGGAACAGCCACCTGACGCAGGGCGACATCGAGAAATACCTCTGCGATTTCTACGGGGTTCAGCAGGTGTTGTGGGTGGAAGAAGGTATTGTGGGCGATGATACCGATGGACACATCGACGATACGGTACGCTTTGTAAACGAAGACACCGTTGTAGCCGCTTACGAGCCTAATGCCAACGACGATAACTACCCGTTCCTGCAGGAAATTCACCGCGAACTGCGCGAGATGCGGCTGCCAAACGGCAAGCAGCTTAACATAGTCGAGCTGCCCATGCCCGATCCGGTGGTGAGTGATGGGCTGCGGCTACCGGCTTCGTACGCTAATTTCCTGATCACCAACGGTTCGGTTCTGGTTCCTACGTTCCGCTGCGCCAACGACCAGCGTGCACTGGATATCCTGACCCCATACTTCCCCGGTCGGAAGGTTGTTGGTATCGACTCGACCGATATTGTCTGGGGCCTGGGTAGTTTTCACTGCCTGAGTCAGCAGGAGCCAGCCGTGTAA
- a CDS encoding peptidylprolyl isomerase has protein sequence MKTLFSSGLLLLIGWLLTVPAVAQRQEVSLNKIIAKVDNYYVLRSDLEEAIQSYVSQNQTPPQRCQLLESLVINKMMLAKAEIDSVVVEEKLVDSELDQRMAYMAQQFGSEKNIVEAYGKSLEMLKSELRQQVKDQKIVQKMQQKITTDVKITPREVRKFFDAIPKDSLPYMPAEVEVGQIVRYAKPTKEQKDVLRQRLMDLKKRVEAGEDFAKLAKENSEDVGSAQNGGDLGFAKRGMMVAPFEGAALKLKPNELSDVIESDFGLHLIQLLETRGAEYHARHILLRPDYNRLDLTGPTKYLDSLRNLIQIDTLKFEKAAHDFSDDKATADAGGLLRDPQSGGSRLAMDGSMEYSMFSMLDTMKVGSISAPLPYRTEDGKSAVRLLYFKSKTPPHTADFKSDFEKLQTIVLTNKKNRAIDDWFKKSIADVYISVDPEFQNCKIFGTSQDNAASLGSSGGR, from the coding sequence ATGAAAACTCTTTTTAGTAGTGGACTGCTTCTCCTGATAGGCTGGTTGCTGACGGTACCAGCTGTTGCCCAGCGGCAGGAAGTTAGTTTGAATAAAATTATTGCCAAAGTCGATAACTACTACGTGCTTCGGTCTGATCTGGAAGAGGCTATTCAGTCGTACGTCAGTCAGAATCAGACTCCCCCGCAGCGGTGCCAGTTGCTGGAGAGCCTTGTCATCAACAAAATGATGCTGGCCAAAGCCGAGATTGACTCCGTCGTTGTGGAAGAAAAGCTGGTTGACAGCGAACTCGATCAGCGGATGGCCTATATGGCCCAGCAGTTTGGCTCGGAGAAGAACATTGTTGAAGCCTATGGCAAAAGCCTGGAAATGCTGAAAAGCGAACTGCGGCAGCAGGTGAAAGATCAGAAGATCGTTCAGAAAATGCAGCAGAAAATTACGACCGATGTAAAAATCACTCCCCGTGAGGTTCGTAAGTTCTTTGACGCTATTCCGAAAGACAGTCTGCCGTACATGCCCGCCGAGGTTGAAGTGGGCCAGATCGTTCGGTACGCCAAGCCAACCAAAGAGCAGAAAGACGTTCTGCGGCAACGGCTGATGGACCTGAAAAAACGGGTTGAAGCGGGTGAAGATTTCGCCAAACTGGCGAAGGAAAACTCAGAAGACGTTGGTTCAGCCCAGAATGGTGGTGACCTTGGCTTCGCGAAACGCGGCATGATGGTGGCTCCCTTCGAAGGCGCTGCGCTCAAGCTCAAACCTAATGAACTATCTGACGTAATCGAGTCAGATTTTGGTCTTCACCTGATTCAGCTTCTGGAAACCCGCGGGGCTGAGTACCACGCGCGTCACATCCTGCTGCGTCCTGATTACAACCGCCTTGACCTGACCGGCCCAACCAAATACCTGGACAGCCTGCGTAACCTGATTCAGATTGATACGCTGAAATTCGAGAAAGCGGCCCATGATTTCTCCGACGATAAAGCTACGGCCGATGCGGGTGGTCTGCTCCGCGACCCCCAATCGGGTGGTAGCCGGCTGGCGATGGACGGTTCGATGGAATATTCGATGTTCAGCATGCTTGATACGATGAAAGTGGGCAGCATTTCGGCTCCCCTTCCTTACCGGACCGAAGATGGCAAAAGCGCCGTTCGTCTGCTGTATTTCAAAAGCAAGACTCCTCCGCATACCGCCGATTTCAAGTCAGATTTCGAAAAACTACAGACAATTGTCCTGACCAACAAAAAGAACCGCGCTATCGACGACTGGTTCAAGAAATCGATCGCTGATGTCTATATATCGGTTGATCCTGAGTTTCAGAACTGTAAGATTTTCGGTACGTCGCAGGATAACGCAGCCAGTCTCGGCAGTAGTGGAGGTCGATAA
- a CDS encoding AAA family ATPase, with protein sequence MPYSSDVAAAEALANSYQKLKTEISKVVIGQDETVRLLLTAIFCQGHCLLVGVPGLAKTLLIQTIANALHLDFNRIQFTPDLMPSDILGSETLDQERNFKFIKGPVFANIILADEINRTPPKTQSALLEAMQEYSVTIAGQKYDLGRPFFVLATQNPIEQEGTYPLPEAQLDRFMFNVYLDYPSYQSELDIVKSTTSDKRPDVQRVISGDEIREFQQLVRRVPVVDNVIEYAVKLVHKTRPNTELASSDANQYLEWGAGPRASQALILAAKCNALLNGKYSPDIEDVKAVALPILRHRVVRNFKAEAEGISVEQLVKRMM encoded by the coding sequence GTGCCTTACTCATCAGATGTCGCGGCTGCAGAAGCCCTGGCCAACTCGTATCAGAAGCTTAAAACTGAAATCTCAAAGGTTGTCATTGGTCAGGACGAAACCGTCCGCCTGTTGCTGACCGCCATTTTCTGCCAGGGCCACTGTTTGCTGGTCGGGGTGCCGGGCCTGGCGAAGACCCTGCTGATCCAGACGATTGCCAATGCGCTGCATCTGGATTTCAACCGGATTCAGTTTACGCCTGACCTGATGCCGTCGGACATTCTTGGCTCGGAAACGCTGGATCAGGAACGGAATTTCAAGTTCATTAAAGGACCGGTATTTGCCAACATCATTCTGGCCGATGAGATCAACCGGACCCCGCCCAAAACCCAGTCGGCGCTGCTGGAAGCCATGCAGGAGTATTCTGTAACGATTGCAGGGCAGAAATACGACCTGGGCCGTCCGTTCTTCGTACTGGCTACGCAGAACCCAATCGAGCAGGAAGGTACGTACCCACTGCCCGAAGCGCAGCTAGACCGATTTATGTTCAACGTGTATCTGGATTATCCGTCGTATCAGTCGGAGCTGGACATCGTCAAGAGCACTACGTCCGACAAACGGCCGGACGTACAGCGGGTCATTTCGGGCGACGAGATCCGGGAGTTTCAGCAACTGGTACGCCGGGTGCCGGTGGTCGATAATGTTATTGAGTATGCCGTTAAGCTGGTGCACAAAACGCGCCCGAATACTGAACTGGCTTCCTCAGACGCGAACCAGTACCTCGAATGGGGTGCCGGGCCGCGGGCCTCACAGGCTCTGATACTGGCCGCCAAATGCAACGCCCTGCTGAACGGCAAGTACTCGCCTGATATCGAAGACGTCAAAGCCGTTGCATTGCCCATTCTGCGCCACCGGGTTGTGCGTAATTTCAAAGCCGAAGCCGAAGGCATCTCCGTCGAGCAACTCGTCAAGCGGATGATGTAG
- a CDS encoding n-acetylglutamate synthase, producing the protein MYNNKLFRSVTNTANGEVSGDTLFHYHQQDQLVWAEYAGGAIVKGFLIATVLDDYSLDMRYQHVNKQNELMTGQCHSVPERLPDGRLRLHESWQWTSGDRSSGESIVDEVPA; encoded by the coding sequence ATGTACAACAACAAACTTTTTCGCTCCGTTACGAACACCGCCAATGGCGAAGTGTCTGGCGATACGCTGTTTCACTATCATCAGCAGGACCAACTGGTCTGGGCAGAGTACGCTGGTGGCGCCATTGTGAAAGGATTCCTGATTGCTACGGTGCTGGACGATTATAGCCTCGACATGCGCTATCAGCACGTCAACAAGCAGAACGAACTGATGACCGGCCAGTGTCATTCGGTACCCGAACGCCTGCCGGATGGCCGGCTGCGGCTGCACGAATCCTGGCAGTGGACCAGTGGGGACCGCTCGTCGGGCGAATCGATTGTTGACGAAGTTCCCGCCTGA
- a CDS encoding peptidylprolyl isomerase: MRQLTGGMLLALFVTACKTAAPVVQQTPAPKQAVIMTLGSKTFTTDDFFQSFTKNQLSADSAQHTDVRQYLDLYTNLKLKVLAAENEKRDTTEDFREEMATYRKQLAQSYMTDRVLVESLSAEAYQRMQEEVNVSHILIPVSENATPSDTSAAYDKALDVRKQIQGGQDFAQVARQNSADQATAQKGGNLGYFTTFSVIYPLETAAYTTPVGGISAPVRTRFGYHLIKVNDKRPSRGRVRVAHILIRISPSADEAGQKAAQDRIEAIYARLQKGESFEAVARETSDDLTSRMNGGLLPSFETGRQVTAFEDASYALTKPGELSKPVRTNYGWHIIKLVERKPLDSYATLGPALRQRVTTDTRADVLRQATIQRLQKEYAVKEVTSVFNEALTQADSSLLRGQWRYPEVLPPTLQDKAIVTIADQPYTVNRFFDYVRQKQQPPRNPAMQNSAAQPAQTNVTGSPAVAMRRLFDRYVGDQLIATEEANLDKKSPEFRALLGEIRDGVLLSQVMEQNVWERSMNDSTGQRMVFEQNKHRYRFPERAAATIVVAQNDALLKQATDLLAGRPPYQLRRTTSSLSYDKGQTAITSALREGLLEVLVTMTRNPDYIVEVSGSHDGSERDSVSAGRIRTVVNFLQQNGISLSRITEKDYQGARPGESAAGAGIAQRRVAFQYFSTAKADIVKVLNSRNPQSGDEPAVSISEGMFAQGANPYLDSINQWKAGTTLLHPSGKAVAVIINRIEPTRQQTFAEARGKVINDYQAELEEQWLTQLRQKYPVQVNESEILKLAK, from the coding sequence ATGCGCCAACTCACAGGCGGTATGCTGCTGGCCCTTTTCGTAACAGCCTGCAAAACAGCCGCGCCAGTCGTTCAGCAAACGCCCGCTCCCAAACAGGCTGTCATCATGACGCTGGGCAGCAAGACTTTTACAACTGACGACTTTTTTCAGTCCTTCACCAAAAACCAACTTTCGGCGGACTCGGCTCAACATACTGATGTACGGCAATACCTTGACCTGTACACGAATCTGAAGCTGAAAGTGCTGGCCGCTGAAAACGAAAAGCGCGATACCACCGAAGATTTTCGGGAGGAAATGGCGACTTACCGGAAGCAATTGGCGCAGTCGTACATGACCGACCGGGTACTGGTCGAATCCCTGTCTGCCGAAGCCTACCAACGGATGCAGGAAGAAGTCAACGTATCGCATATCCTGATTCCGGTAAGCGAGAATGCTACCCCTTCCGATACGTCAGCCGCTTACGACAAAGCGCTTGATGTTCGGAAACAGATTCAGGGTGGGCAGGATTTTGCGCAGGTTGCTCGCCAGAACTCCGCCGACCAGGCAACCGCGCAGAAGGGCGGTAACCTGGGGTATTTTACCACGTTCTCGGTAATCTATCCGCTCGAAACGGCAGCCTATACAACACCCGTCGGCGGCATTTCGGCTCCCGTCCGGACGCGCTTTGGCTATCACCTCATCAAAGTCAATGACAAACGACCCAGCCGGGGCCGGGTTCGAGTAGCGCATATTCTGATCCGGATCAGCCCCAGCGCCGACGAAGCCGGTCAGAAAGCAGCCCAGGACCGTATTGAGGCCATTTATGCGCGACTCCAGAAAGGCGAATCGTTTGAAGCTGTTGCCCGCGAAACCTCCGATGACCTCACCTCACGAATGAACGGAGGTTTACTGCCTTCGTTTGAAACGGGTCGTCAGGTAACTGCTTTTGAAGATGCTTCCTACGCACTCACGAAACCGGGCGAACTGTCGAAACCTGTCCGGACGAACTACGGCTGGCACATTATTAAGCTTGTCGAGCGCAAACCGCTTGATTCGTACGCGACCCTCGGTCCCGCCCTGCGGCAACGAGTAACGACCGATACCCGTGCCGACGTACTACGCCAGGCAACCATCCAGCGGCTCCAGAAAGAATACGCCGTTAAAGAAGTAACGTCGGTTTTTAACGAAGCGCTGACGCAGGCCGACAGCAGCTTGCTGCGGGGTCAGTGGCGTTACCCGGAGGTCTTGCCGCCAACGCTTCAGGACAAAGCCATTGTCACTATCGCCGATCAGCCTTATACGGTCAATCGATTCTTCGACTACGTTCGGCAAAAGCAGCAGCCACCGCGCAACCCGGCCATGCAGAACAGTGCGGCTCAGCCCGCCCAGACAAACGTAACGGGATCGCCAGCCGTGGCGATGCGCCGGTTGTTCGACCGCTACGTAGGCGATCAGCTCATTGCCACGGAAGAAGCGAACCTGGATAAGAAGTCGCCTGAATTCCGGGCCCTGCTTGGCGAAATTCGGGATGGCGTACTGCTCTCACAGGTTATGGAACAAAACGTCTGGGAACGCTCCATGAACGATTCGACGGGGCAGCGGATGGTATTCGAGCAGAACAAACACCGGTATCGTTTCCCCGAACGGGCCGCGGCTACGATTGTGGTTGCTCAGAATGACGCCCTGCTGAAGCAGGCAACTGATCTGTTAGCTGGCCGGCCACCCTATCAGCTTCGCCGGACAACCTCCAGCCTGTCGTACGACAAAGGCCAGACGGCAATAACGTCTGCTTTGCGGGAGGGCCTGCTCGAAGTATTGGTAACGATGACCCGCAATCCCGACTATATCGTTGAAGTAAGCGGTTCGCACGATGGGTCAGAGCGTGATTCTGTCTCGGCGGGTCGTATCCGGACGGTCGTTAACTTTCTCCAGCAGAACGGCATATCGCTGAGCCGCATCACGGAGAAAGATTACCAGGGGGCCCGCCCCGGCGAGTCGGCCGCGGGTGCGGGCATTGCCCAGCGCCGGGTTGCGTTCCAGTATTTCTCTACCGCCAAAGCCGACATTGTCAAAGTTCTGAACAGCCGCAATCCGCAATCGGGCGACGAGCCTGCGGTCAGCATTTCGGAGGGTATGTTTGCCCAGGGCGCAAACCCGTATCTGGACAGCATTAATCAGTGGAAAGCCGGCACAACCCTGTTGCACCCCTCGGGTAAAGCGGTAGCCGTTATCATCAATCGGATTGAGCCAACTCGTCAGCAGACATTTGCCGAAGCACGGGGCAAAGTAATCAACGACTACCAGGCTGAACTCGAAGAGCAGTGGCTCACTCAGCTGCGCCAGAAGTATCCCGTTCAGGTCAACGAGAGCGAAATTCTGAAATTAGCCAAATAA
- a CDS encoding N-(5'-phosphoribosyl)anthranilate isomerase: MLKTLVKISNVTNLSDARYCAGMGVDMLGFSMDEDAPDYVDPKKFNEIKSWVAGVQIVGETTAIDPEQIEQLLTTYQPDLLQVEEVALLPYLGSYGKPLILRIDVSQITLDQLDMLAYTGIDSAEYMLLDGTAPVHLDDDLKQSLQRLAGRYPVLLGTGISVDNVHALLDELPVKGIALRGGEEERPGNKEFGELMDILEAIEEE; this comes from the coding sequence ATGCTGAAAACGCTGGTAAAAATTTCGAACGTAACGAACCTGAGCGACGCTCGTTACTGCGCCGGGATGGGGGTTGATATGCTGGGTTTTTCGATGGACGAAGACGCCCCTGATTACGTTGATCCGAAAAAATTTAACGAGATAAAATCGTGGGTAGCCGGTGTTCAGATCGTTGGCGAAACAACAGCCATCGACCCCGAGCAGATCGAACAACTGCTAACTACGTACCAGCCCGATCTGCTGCAGGTTGAGGAAGTGGCTTTACTGCCCTACCTGGGGTCGTACGGTAAGCCGCTAATTCTGCGAATCGACGTATCGCAGATTACGCTTGACCAACTGGATATGCTGGCGTATACCGGTATCGACAGCGCCGAATATATGTTGCTGGACGGTACCGCCCCGGTCCACCTGGACGATGACTTGAAGCAGTCGCTGCAACGACTGGCGGGACGGTATCCGGTTCTGCTCGGTACCGGCATTTCGGTCGACAATGTCCACGCCCTGCTCGACGAACTCCCTGTAAAAGGTATCGCGCTACGTGGTGGCGAGGAAGAGCGCCCCGGCAACAAAGAGTTCGGCGAACTGATGGATATCCTCGAAGCGATAGAGGAGGAGTAA
- a CDS encoding SDR family oxidoreductase: protein MAETNKVALITGGSKGIGYGIAEVLINQGINVAITSRSQEAADEAAMSLNKIRPDAALGIMADVRDLASQEKAVSAILDKWGQLDYVIANAGVGHFAPIQELTPEQWHETIDINLTGVFYSAKAALDALKDSKGYFITIASLAGTNFFEKGSAYNASKFGLVGFTQAIMLDLRSEGIKVTTIMPGSVASHFNDHQPSEKDAWKIQPEDIGQLVADLIKMPARTLPSKIEVRPTVPGGK, encoded by the coding sequence ATGGCAGAAACAAACAAAGTCGCCCTCATTACGGGCGGTTCGAAAGGCATCGGTTACGGCATCGCCGAAGTACTTATTAACCAGGGCATCAACGTAGCGATCACCAGCCGGTCACAGGAAGCGGCCGACGAGGCTGCTATGTCGCTCAATAAAATCAGACCGGATGCCGCACTAGGCATCATGGCCGACGTCCGCGATCTGGCATCACAGGAGAAAGCCGTCTCGGCTATTCTTGACAAATGGGGCCAGCTGGATTATGTAATCGCCAACGCGGGCGTGGGTCACTTCGCCCCTATCCAGGAACTGACGCCGGAGCAATGGCACGAAACCATCGATATCAACCTGACGGGGGTGTTTTACAGCGCGAAGGCGGCACTCGACGCGCTGAAAGACAGCAAAGGATACTTCATTACGATTGCCAGTCTGGCGGGCACCAACTTCTTCGAGAAGGGTTCGGCGTATAACGCCAGCAAGTTTGGACTTGTCGGCTTCACGCAGGCTATTATGCTCGACCTACGCAGCGAAGGCATCAAAGTGACGACAATCATGCCGGGTTCGGTCGCGTCGCACTTCAACGATCACCAGCCCAGTGAAAAAGACGCCTGGAAAATACAGCCCGAGGACATCGGTCAACTGGTAGCCGATCTGATCAAAATGCCAGCCCGCACTCTTCCCAGCAAAATCGAGGTTCGCCCAACGGTCCCCGGTGGGAAGTGA
- a CDS encoding ABC transporter ATP-binding protein, which translates to MLTVTNLTKTFNEVAAVRDVSFTLEPGRVMALVGASGSGKSTLLSLLAGLLDADGGDVRVDGERVPGPSEKLIPGHPAIRLVHQEYQLMPNVSIRENISYALRFFERTYRDFRTDELLRLCRLTGVKDRLPRQVSGGEKQRTAIARAIADKPAILLLDEPFSHLDLPNRLMVRELLFELIQQEKTACLFVTHDASDALSIADTLGILQDGELIQLDEPRTVYRQPATAYAAGLTGLVNILTAEQVSRLGLSVREAGNTLYVLRPERIQLRDDSPVTGLIQAIFFKGSHVEVEINIGETTSLRAITTNDDLVVGQPIGLVVDEKSLWPVRS; encoded by the coding sequence TTGCTTACTGTTACCAATCTTACAAAAACATTTAACGAGGTTGCTGCCGTTCGGGACGTATCGTTTACGCTGGAACCGGGGCGGGTGATGGCGCTGGTAGGAGCCAGCGGGTCGGGGAAAAGTACACTGTTGAGTCTACTGGCCGGACTCCTGGATGCCGATGGGGGAGACGTGCGGGTCGACGGCGAGCGCGTTCCCGGGCCATCCGAAAAGCTCATTCCTGGCCACCCGGCCATCCGGCTGGTGCACCAAGAGTACCAGCTCATGCCGAACGTATCGATTCGGGAAAATATCAGCTACGCCCTTCGTTTTTTTGAGAGAACTTACCGCGATTTCCGGACGGACGAGTTGTTACGGCTGTGCCGCCTGACGGGGGTAAAGGACCGACTGCCGCGTCAGGTGTCGGGGGGAGAGAAACAACGTACTGCCATTGCCCGCGCCATCGCTGACAAACCCGCCATTCTGCTGCTGGACGAGCCTTTCAGCCACCTCGATCTGCCCAACCGCCTGATGGTGCGCGAACTGTTATTTGAGTTGATACAGCAGGAGAAAACAGCCTGTCTGTTCGTAACGCATGATGCTTCCGACGCGCTGTCCATCGCCGATACGCTGGGCATTCTGCAGGATGGAGAGTTGATCCAGCTGGACGAGCCCAGAACGGTCTATCGTCAGCCCGCAACGGCCTACGCGGCTGGTCTGACCGGTTTGGTGAATATTCTGACGGCCGAACAGGTTTCCCGTTTAGGCCTCTCTGTTCGTGAAGCGGGCAATACGCTGTACGTCCTGCGTCCGGAACGGATTCAACTCCGTGACGATTCGCCGGTAACCGGACTTATTCAGGCTATTTTCTTTAAAGGCAGCCACGTTGAGGTGGAGATCAATATAGGGGAGACGACCAGTCTGCGAGCTATTACCACAAACGATGATCTTGTAGTAGGCCAGCCCATCGGTCTGGTTGTTGACGAGAAGAGTCTATGGCCGGTCCGGTCCTGA
- the mnmA gene encoding tRNA 2-thiouridine(34) synthase MnmA has translation MSKHGRILVAMSGGIDSSLAAVMLHEEGYEVIGMTMKTWDYASSGGTKKETGCCSLDSINDARNIAVNLGFPHYILDIRNEFGDYVIDHFTGEYIEGRTPNPCVLCNTHIKWDALLRRADRLDCEFIATGHYANIRNENDRYVISKGVDTLKDQSYVLWGVSQESLSRTKLPLGHLRKSEIREMAKDRGFIELVTKSESYEICFVPDNDYRGFLKRRVPGLEAEVAGGNFVMEGTGKVLGKHQGYPFYTIGQRKGLGMAFGQPMFVTEIRKDTNEVVLGVDKDLYRDGMIVSKLNLQKYASIEQPIETSTKVRYKHDGTPATISQSGDKIEVLFHEGVSAIAPGQAAVFYEGDDVIGGGWIMKSFRQSELRQSDLQQAEQSVSTATQVTATV, from the coding sequence ATGAGCAAACACGGACGAATTCTGGTCGCCATGAGTGGCGGCATTGATTCTTCACTGGCAGCCGTCATGCTGCACGAAGAAGGTTACGAGGTCATTGGGATGACCATGAAAACCTGGGACTACGCATCGTCGGGCGGTACCAAGAAAGAAACGGGCTGCTGCAGCCTTGACAGCATCAACGACGCACGTAACATCGCTGTCAACCTCGGTTTCCCTCACTATATTCTGGACATTCGGAATGAGTTCGGTGATTACGTCATCGACCACTTCACGGGTGAATACATCGAAGGCCGGACGCCGAACCCCTGCGTTTTGTGTAATACCCACATTAAATGGGATGCGCTGTTGCGCCGGGCCGACCGACTCGATTGCGAATTCATTGCGACCGGGCACTACGCGAACATCCGCAATGAGAACGACCGCTACGTCATTTCGAAAGGCGTCGACACGCTGAAAGATCAGTCGTACGTGTTGTGGGGCGTTTCGCAGGAGAGTCTGAGCCGCACGAAACTGCCGCTGGGACACCTGCGCAAATCGGAAATCCGGGAGATGGCCAAAGACCGGGGCTTCATCGAACTGGTCACCAAGTCAGAGTCGTACGAAATCTGCTTCGTTCCCGACAATGACTACCGGGGTTTTCTAAAACGGCGCGTGCCGGGCCTGGAAGCCGAAGTAGCGGGTGGCAATTTCGTGATGGAAGGTACTGGCAAAGTGCTGGGTAAACACCAGGGCTATCCGTTCTACACCATCGGTCAGCGGAAAGGACTAGGCATGGCGTTTGGGCAACCGATGTTCGTGACCGAGATTCGGAAAGACACGAACGAAGTCGTGCTGGGCGTCGACAAAGATCTGTACCGCGATGGTATGATTGTGAGCAAACTCAACCTGCAGAAATACGCGTCCATCGAACAGCCGATCGAAACGTCGACGAAAGTACGGTACAAACACGATGGCACCCCCGCTACCATTTCGCAGTCGGGCGATAAAATCGAAGTACTTTTCCACGAAGGTGTTTCAGCCATTGCACCGGGTCAGGCGGCTGTTTTCTACGAAGGTGACGACGTAATCGGCGGTGGCTGGATCATGAAAAGTTTTCGGCAGTCGGAACTGCGCCAGTCGGACCTGCAACAGGCGGAACAGTCTGTAAGTACAGCGACGCAGGTAACTGCTACGGTATAA